The proteins below come from a single Arthrobacter sp. B1I2 genomic window:
- a CDS encoding cation:dicarboxylate symporter family transporter produces the protein MSSHTLQNPQHSAHPPKQRSRFGRLIRELWFQVVLGAVLGIAVGLLLPSVGKQLTPLSDWFIALVKMIVIPVVFCVVSLGIASMDSLRKAGRIGVKALGYFITLSLVSMLIGLVVANVFHPGTGMNIDPSKLDASKVPAAANKGFDGLEFISNIIPESLFGALTGHTIIAALMVSIVFGAALNVSGESGAFLTKGIQALSTVIFKIVSWVMRLAPIGTFGALAAVVANYGTQSLQQLGYLVLLFTGTCIVYVVVVLGTIARACGLNIFTVMRYLKAELLIALSTCSSEAVLPQLIKKLENMGVGKSTVGIVIPSGFSFNLDGSAVYLTMASVFLAQAVGMDLSWEQQLVMVGVMMLTSKGTAGIAGGAFIVLASTLSSVGGIPLAALALIVGIDRLLNEGRVFINVLGNAMAAVVVGKWEKDFDPEQARKALHAAGQKKPAIESKTPASVEADKIEVH, from the coding sequence ATGTCGTCCCACACCCTGCAGAACCCGCAACACTCAGCCCACCCGCCCAAGCAGCGATCCCGGTTCGGCCGGCTGATCCGCGAACTCTGGTTCCAAGTCGTCCTGGGCGCCGTCCTGGGCATCGCCGTCGGCCTGCTCCTGCCCTCCGTCGGCAAACAACTCACCCCACTTAGTGACTGGTTCATCGCCCTGGTGAAGATGATCGTCATCCCCGTGGTGTTCTGCGTCGTGTCCCTTGGCATCGCCTCGATGGACAGCCTGCGCAAAGCAGGCCGGATCGGCGTGAAGGCCCTGGGCTACTTCATCACCCTGTCACTGGTGTCCATGCTGATCGGACTGGTCGTCGCCAACGTCTTCCACCCCGGCACAGGCATGAACATCGATCCCTCCAAACTGGACGCCAGCAAGGTGCCCGCCGCCGCTAACAAGGGCTTCGACGGTCTCGAGTTCATCAGCAACATCATCCCCGAATCACTCTTCGGGGCGCTGACCGGCCACACCATCATCGCCGCGCTCATGGTCTCCATCGTCTTCGGCGCCGCCCTGAACGTCTCCGGCGAATCCGGCGCGTTCCTCACCAAGGGCATCCAGGCCCTGTCCACGGTCATCTTCAAGATCGTCAGCTGGGTCATGCGCCTCGCACCCATCGGCACGTTCGGCGCACTCGCAGCAGTAGTCGCCAACTACGGCACCCAAAGCCTGCAGCAGCTCGGCTACCTTGTCCTGCTGTTCACCGGAACCTGCATCGTCTACGTCGTCGTGGTCCTGGGCACCATCGCCCGGGCCTGCGGACTGAACATCTTCACCGTGATGCGCTACCTCAAGGCCGAACTGCTGATCGCCCTGAGCACCTGCTCAAGCGAAGCAGTCCTCCCGCAGCTGATCAAGAAACTCGAAAACATGGGCGTCGGCAAATCCACCGTCGGTATCGTGATCCCCTCCGGGTTCTCCTTCAACCTCGACGGATCCGCCGTCTACCTGACCATGGCCTCGGTGTTCCTGGCCCAGGCCGTCGGCATGGACCTCTCCTGGGAACAGCAGCTGGTCATGGTCGGCGTCATGATGCTCACCAGCAAAGGCACCGCTGGCATCGCCGGAGGCGCGTTCATCGTCCTGGCCAGCACCCTCAGCTCCGTCGGCGGCATCCCGCTGGCCGCCCTCGCCCTCATTGTCGGCATCGACCGGCTCCTGAACGAAGGCCGCGTCTTCATCAACGTCCTGGGCAACGCAATGGCAGCTGTCGTCGTCGGCAAATGGGAAAAGGACTTCGACCCGGAACAAGCCCGCAAAGCCCTGCACGCCGCCGGCCAGAAAAAGCCCGCCATCGAGTCAAAGACACCGGCCTCCGTGGAAGCGGACAAGATCGAGGTCCACTAA
- a CDS encoding GntR family transcriptional regulator encodes MSTTNVFSSKGSLAYSELRQLILSGGLAPGSRISQYELADNMQMSITPLREAIRRLSSEGLIIMDTHRDSRVATMSASEARELLEVRLSLEPSATELAASRRTDADIAAMRTAAEKLLPVTRVWGEDAITVHREFHRAVYAASHNDVMIKLLDDLWDKSDRYRRIGLELPSGDEPRTIDLNQHHQILELVIAGDGAGAAELARTHIANSLTASVTGALEERENVQSVTLEKTA; translated from the coding sequence ATGAGCACCACGAACGTCTTTTCCAGTAAGGGCAGTCTGGCTTACAGCGAACTCCGCCAATTGATCCTCTCCGGTGGCCTTGCCCCGGGCTCGCGCATCTCCCAGTACGAGCTGGCCGACAACATGCAAATGAGCATCACCCCCCTGCGTGAAGCGATCCGCCGCCTCTCAAGCGAGGGCCTGATCATCATGGACACCCACCGGGACTCCCGCGTGGCCACCATGAGCGCCTCCGAAGCACGGGAACTCCTTGAAGTCCGTCTCTCACTCGAACCATCAGCAACAGAACTGGCGGCTTCCCGCCGGACTGACGCTGATATCGCAGCAATGCGCACAGCAGCCGAGAAGCTCCTGCCTGTCACCCGGGTATGGGGCGAGGACGCGATCACGGTGCACCGGGAATTCCACCGGGCCGTCTACGCCGCCTCGCACAACGACGTCATGATCAAGCTCCTGGATGACCTGTGGGACAAATCCGACCGCTACCGCCGCATCGGCCTCGAGCTCCCCTCCGGGGATGAGCCCCGGACCATAGACCTGAACCAGCACCACCAGATACTCGAGCTCGTCATTGCCGGGGACGGCGCCGGTGCTGCCGAACTCGCCCGCACCCACATCGCCAACAGCCTCACAGCCTCGGTCACCGGAGCTCTGGAGGAACGCGAGAACGTCCAATCTGTAACCCTGGAGAAAACCGCCTAG
- a CDS encoding mandelate racemase/muconate lactonizing enzyme family protein encodes MKIVSAHVGTIPISSSIRNAFIDFTKMDCTIIALVSDVFVDGKPLVGYGFNSNGRYNATGILKDRILPRIMDAPSEDLLDEDGQLSPEKAWDLMMSNEKPGGHGERSVAVGVADMALHDLAAKIAGVPLYRWISDHYGDGNPDKDVFVYAAGGYYAPGKSLEDLQNEMRGFLAKGYNVVKMKIGGADLAEDLRRIEAVIEVLDGDASRLMVDVNGKFDLDTALEYGKAIDQYGLFWYEEVGDPLDYALNATLSEHYKNPIATGENLFSLQDARNLVRYGGMRPDRDFIQVDPALSYGLTEYRRIQDMLAQHGWSSRRCIPHGGHQFSLHIAAALKLGGNESYPGEFQPTGGFTDDAVIVNSRVAPGDLPGIGLEGKAEFYKVLRALHN; translated from the coding sequence ATGAAAATCGTTTCCGCCCACGTTGGCACCATTCCCATCAGTTCCTCGATCCGGAACGCCTTCATTGACTTCACCAAGATGGACTGCACGATCATCGCGCTCGTCTCCGATGTGTTCGTCGACGGAAAGCCGCTGGTTGGCTATGGCTTCAACTCCAACGGCCGCTACAACGCGACGGGCATCCTGAAGGACCGCATTCTTCCGCGCATCATGGATGCTCCGTCGGAGGACCTTCTCGATGAGGACGGCCAGCTTTCGCCGGAGAAGGCGTGGGACCTGATGATGTCCAACGAGAAGCCCGGCGGACACGGCGAACGCTCGGTCGCCGTCGGCGTAGCCGACATGGCCCTGCATGACCTTGCCGCGAAGATCGCCGGGGTCCCGCTCTACCGGTGGATCTCGGACCACTACGGTGACGGAAACCCCGACAAGGACGTCTTCGTGTACGCCGCCGGCGGCTACTACGCCCCCGGCAAGAGCCTCGAAGACCTGCAGAACGAGATGCGCGGCTTCCTGGCCAAGGGTTACAACGTGGTCAAAATGAAGATCGGCGGCGCCGACCTCGCCGAGGACCTCCGCCGCATCGAAGCCGTGATCGAGGTCCTCGACGGCGACGCCTCCCGCCTGATGGTGGACGTCAACGGCAAGTTCGACCTGGATACCGCCCTGGAATACGGCAAAGCCATCGACCAGTACGGATTGTTCTGGTACGAGGAAGTCGGCGATCCGCTGGACTACGCCCTCAACGCCACCCTCTCAGAGCACTACAAAAACCCGATCGCCACAGGAGAGAACCTGTTCTCCCTCCAGGACGCGCGGAACCTGGTCCGCTATGGCGGGATGCGCCCGGACCGCGACTTCATTCAGGTCGACCCGGCCCTGAGCTACGGCCTGACCGAATACCGCCGGATCCAGGACATGCTCGCCCAGCACGGCTGGTCCTCACGCCGCTGCATCCCCCACGGCGGACACCAGTTCTCCCTGCACATCGCAGCAGCCCTCAAACTCGGCGGCAACGAGTCCTACCCGGGCGAGTTCCAGCCCACCGGCGGCTTCACCGATGACGCCGTTATCGTCAACAGCCGCGTGGCCCCGGGCGACCTGCCGGGCATCGGACTCGAAGGCAAGGCCGAGTTCTACAAGGTCCTGCGCGCGCTGCACAACTAA
- a CDS encoding anti-sigma factor: MPHLDPEQLSLLALYDDWGDPGGREHLAACPECAADYAALRRTVEAVKTAPDTSRLTVPGPQVWAGIHRELGLADSLREDPLAAGSAGEGPAGPAATAAPGDQPPSNVIPIRPRTKAAWWQRPGTWMAAAAAAVLVVFGAVWTLNRPPQPQQLAAAQLTPLAQHSAEGSAKVVTTADGSRSLEISLDKDEARGYQEVWLIAPDLSRLVSLGVMNSTSGTFQVPPGLDLSQYPVVDVSDEPLDGNPAHSSVSIARGTLTS; the protein is encoded by the coding sequence ATGCCGCATCTTGATCCGGAACAGTTGAGCCTCCTGGCGCTCTATGACGACTGGGGTGACCCGGGTGGCCGGGAGCACCTGGCGGCCTGCCCCGAGTGCGCCGCGGACTATGCCGCCCTTCGCCGGACGGTGGAAGCGGTAAAGACGGCCCCCGACACCAGCCGTTTGACGGTTCCCGGGCCGCAAGTGTGGGCTGGAATCCACCGGGAACTGGGGCTTGCTGATTCCCTCAGGGAGGATCCGCTGGCCGCGGGCTCAGCCGGGGAAGGTCCAGCGGGTCCTGCCGCGACGGCGGCACCCGGCGACCAGCCGCCGTCGAACGTTATTCCTATCCGTCCGCGGACAAAGGCCGCGTGGTGGCAGCGCCCCGGTACCTGGATGGCAGCGGCGGCGGCGGCCGTCCTGGTGGTTTTTGGCGCGGTGTGGACCTTGAACCGGCCGCCCCAGCCCCAGCAACTGGCCGCTGCCCAGCTGACGCCGTTGGCGCAGCACTCCGCTGAAGGATCCGCCAAGGTGGTGACGACCGCCGATGGTTCCCGCAGCCTCGAGATCAGCCTCGACAAGGATGAAGCCAGGGGCTACCAGGAGGTGTGGTTGATCGCGCCGGACCTTTCCCGGCTGGTGAGCCTCGGCGTCATGAATTCCACGTCCGGAACGTTCCAGGTGCCCCCCGGCCTGGACCTCTCCCAGTACCCGGTGGTGGATGTTTCAGACGAGCCCCTGGACGGCAACCCTGCCCACTCCAGCGTGAGCATCGCCAGGGGCACCCTTACGTCCTGA
- a CDS encoding tartrate dehydrogenase, producing MSKPHRIAVIPGDGIGTEVVPEGLRVLDAAASAFDLNLTYEHFDYASADYYSRHGKMLPDEWFEELNQFDSIFFGAVGWPDVVPDHVSLWGSLLQFRRHFDQYVSLRPVKLLPGVPSPLTGRVPGDVDFYVVRENTEGEYSSIGGKIFEGTDRETVVQETVMTRTGVDRILKYAFDLAQSRPKKHLTSATKSNGISITMPYWDERVEAMAKGFTDLKVDKYHIDILAANFVMHPDWFDVVVASNLFGDILSDLGPACTGTIGIAPSGNINPERKFPSLFEPVHGSAPDIAGKGIANPIGQVWCAAMMLDHLGEPKAAAAITTAMETVLATGQQALTPDMGGNATTEELGKAVASALTAS from the coding sequence ATGTCGAAACCCCACCGCATCGCAGTCATTCCCGGCGACGGAATCGGCACCGAAGTCGTGCCCGAAGGGCTGCGCGTCCTGGACGCCGCAGCATCAGCCTTCGACCTCAACCTCACATACGAGCACTTCGACTACGCCTCGGCTGACTACTACAGCCGGCACGGCAAAATGCTGCCCGACGAGTGGTTTGAGGAACTAAACCAGTTCGATTCCATCTTCTTCGGCGCCGTCGGCTGGCCCGACGTCGTCCCCGACCACGTTTCGCTGTGGGGAAGCCTGCTGCAGTTCCGCCGCCATTTCGACCAGTACGTCAGCCTGCGCCCGGTCAAGCTCCTTCCCGGGGTGCCCAGCCCCCTCACCGGCCGGGTCCCCGGCGACGTGGACTTCTACGTCGTGCGCGAAAACACCGAAGGCGAATACTCCAGCATCGGTGGCAAAATTTTCGAAGGCACCGACCGCGAAACCGTGGTCCAGGAAACCGTCATGACCCGCACCGGCGTGGACCGTATCCTCAAGTACGCCTTCGACCTGGCGCAAAGCCGGCCCAAGAAGCACCTGACCTCCGCCACGAAGAGCAACGGCATCTCCATCACCATGCCCTACTGGGACGAACGCGTGGAAGCCATGGCGAAGGGTTTCACGGACCTGAAGGTCGACAAGTACCACATCGACATCCTGGCCGCTAACTTCGTTATGCACCCCGACTGGTTCGACGTCGTGGTCGCCAGCAACCTCTTCGGCGACATCCTCTCCGACCTCGGACCGGCCTGCACCGGAACCATCGGCATCGCACCCAGCGGAAACATCAACCCCGAACGCAAATTCCCCAGCCTTTTCGAACCCGTCCACGGCTCCGCACCGGACATCGCCGGCAAAGGCATCGCCAACCCCATCGGCCAGGTCTGGTGCGCCGCCATGATGCTGGACCACCTGGGAGAACCCAAAGCCGCCGCCGCCATCACCACCGCCATGGAAACCGTGCTCGCCACCGGACAGCAAGCACTCACACCGGACATGGGCGGCAATGCCACCACAGAGGAACTGGGCAAAGCAGTGGCATCGGCCCTGACCGCATCATGA
- a CDS encoding LacI family DNA-binding transcriptional regulator, which yields MGKTSKGRMPRLEDVAKVAGVSHQTVSRVVNNHPNVSKATREKVEAAIAELGYRRNTAARSLVTRRSQTIGVLASELSQYGPANTLLGVEHAARNAGYFVSIAALREVSRDTISDAVGHFMDQAVDGIAVLVPHSDTLAVLEQMNLPVPVVAVGSAGSASISGAMVDQRAGARLAVEHLIKEGHRQIGHIAGPPDWTDGAERAEGWRAALRQAGLDESLLVEGDWSAGSGYAIGRKLASGRTATAIFVGNDQMALGLLRAFTEAGVRVPDDVSVVGFDDQPEAGYFTPPLTTVRQDFEELGRRCMDIMLKEIESGAEVSSTVVEPVLVRRASTAAPASA from the coding sequence ATGGGAAAAACCAGCAAGGGCCGGATGCCGCGCCTGGAAGACGTGGCCAAGGTTGCCGGCGTCTCCCACCAGACCGTCTCCCGCGTGGTGAACAACCACCCCAACGTCAGCAAGGCGACCCGGGAAAAGGTGGAGGCGGCCATTGCGGAATTGGGATACCGGCGCAACACCGCCGCCCGGAGCCTGGTCACGCGGCGCTCGCAGACCATTGGCGTGCTGGCAAGTGAACTTTCCCAGTACGGCCCGGCGAACACCCTGCTGGGGGTTGAACACGCCGCCCGCAACGCCGGCTACTTTGTCAGCATCGCGGCCCTGCGGGAAGTCAGCCGGGACACCATATCCGACGCCGTGGGCCACTTCATGGACCAGGCCGTCGACGGGATCGCCGTGCTGGTGCCGCACTCGGACACCCTCGCCGTGCTGGAGCAAATGAACCTTCCCGTGCCAGTGGTGGCTGTCGGATCCGCCGGCAGCGCATCCATCAGCGGGGCCATGGTGGACCAGCGCGCGGGCGCCAGGCTCGCCGTCGAACATCTCATCAAGGAAGGCCACCGGCAGATCGGGCATATCGCAGGCCCGCCTGACTGGACGGACGGCGCCGAACGCGCGGAGGGGTGGCGTGCTGCGCTGCGGCAAGCGGGGCTGGACGAGTCCCTGCTGGTGGAAGGGGACTGGAGCGCGGGCAGCGGCTACGCCATCGGCCGCAAGCTGGCATCCGGACGCACAGCCACTGCCATCTTCGTGGGCAATGACCAGATGGCCCTGGGCCTGCTGCGCGCGTTCACCGAGGCAGGGGTCAGGGTGCCCGACGACGTCTCCGTGGTGGGCTTCGACGACCAGCCGGAGGCGGGGTACTTCACGCCCCCGCTGACCACCGTCCGCCAGGACTTCGAGGAGCTGGGGCGGCGCTGCATGGACATCATGCTGAAGGAAATCGAGTCCGGTGCCGAGGTGAGCTCCACCGTGGTGGAACCGGTGCTGGTCCGCCGTGCCAGCACCGCAGCACCCGCGTCCGCATAA
- a CDS encoding DUF4397 domain-containing protein, whose protein sequence is MRNKIFTAGAGAAAIAAAIALAGPAQAAGGDAQLSVLHGVPGLTVDVWVNGDRTLDDFTPGTLAGPLALPAGTYEIAITAADAADASAPAIGPVSVNLAANGNYTAAAHLGADGKPTASLFTNDVSQIPAGKGKLTVRHAAAAPAVDVLAGGTAVISNLANPNEQTLALDPGTVPAAVAAAGTTTPVIGPADVTVAEGTHTIVYAWGSLADQNLKLAVQTIEGLHSAPASVPGALDGSKDAGGAGTAVATAGFGLAALALLAGAVGAARAVRTRRAEL, encoded by the coding sequence ATGCGCAACAAAATCTTCACCGCAGGTGCCGGTGCAGCAGCCATTGCAGCCGCAATCGCTCTGGCCGGTCCCGCCCAGGCAGCAGGAGGGGATGCCCAGCTGTCGGTGCTGCACGGCGTTCCCGGACTGACCGTTGACGTCTGGGTCAACGGCGACCGCACCCTGGATGATTTCACCCCGGGAACCCTTGCCGGGCCGCTCGCCCTTCCCGCCGGCACCTACGAGATTGCCATCACGGCAGCCGACGCCGCCGACGCGTCCGCACCCGCCATTGGTCCCGTCAGCGTCAACCTTGCCGCAAACGGAAACTACACGGCAGCGGCCCACCTGGGCGCCGACGGCAAACCCACCGCCAGCCTCTTCACTAATGATGTGTCCCAGATCCCCGCCGGGAAGGGCAAACTCACTGTTCGGCATGCGGCCGCGGCCCCCGCCGTCGATGTCCTGGCAGGCGGCACCGCCGTTATCAGCAACCTGGCCAACCCGAACGAGCAGACCCTGGCACTTGATCCCGGCACTGTCCCGGCCGCAGTTGCCGCCGCCGGAACCACCACCCCGGTGATCGGTCCGGCGGACGTGACGGTGGCTGAGGGGACCCACACCATCGTCTACGCCTGGGGCAGCCTTGCCGACCAGAACCTGAAACTCGCCGTGCAGACCATCGAGGGCCTGCACTCCGCGCCGGCTTCGGTGCCGGGTGCCCTTGACGGTTCCAAGGATGCCGGTGGAGCGGGCACTGCCGTTGCCACCGCAGGGTTTGGCCTGGCAGCGCTGGCCCTCCTGGCAGGGGCGGTGGGCGCAGCCCGCGCGGTCCGCACCCGGCGGGCGGAGCTGTAA
- a CDS encoding YciI family protein has translation MTKYLISFPSGAMDIPDGGLQAVSDASHAVVQEAKDAGVWVFGGGIDESVPPVMVDGAGTVSEGTYPQTAQIEGGYAVLELPTYDAALHWAAKIAAACRCAQEVRAFGYDPAS, from the coding sequence ATGACCAAGTACCTGATCTCGTTTCCCAGCGGTGCCATGGACATCCCGGATGGGGGCCTGCAGGCGGTATCGGACGCATCGCACGCCGTTGTCCAGGAGGCGAAGGACGCCGGCGTCTGGGTCTTCGGCGGCGGCATCGATGAGAGTGTTCCGCCCGTGATGGTCGACGGCGCCGGTACCGTGAGCGAGGGCACCTACCCCCAGACGGCGCAGATCGAAGGCGGCTACGCCGTGCTGGAACTGCCCACCTACGACGCTGCGCTGCATTGGGCAGCGAAGATTGCCGCAGCCTGCCGCTGCGCGCAGGAAGTGCGCGCTTTCGGATACGACCCCGCCAGCTGA
- a CDS encoding M23 family metallopeptidase — MEYPFAGHWLVQNSPADRVPSHGTRLFATSHSIDFTPVDRNGRFAPMTLASLFLPEPPERFVGFGRAVTAPLSGVVRAVHDGEPDHAAFRGFPSVGYAATQAKRVREGWLGLAGNHVIIERDGVFVALCHLRRGSVCVRPGQLVECGEVVAGCGNSGNSTEPHVHVQAMDSADPQRASAVSILFPGGLPRNGIVVSA, encoded by the coding sequence TTGGAGTATCCGTTCGCGGGGCACTGGCTGGTGCAGAATTCACCCGCGGACCGCGTACCCAGCCACGGAACACGGCTCTTCGCCACGAGCCACTCCATCGACTTCACGCCCGTGGACCGGAACGGGCGGTTCGCACCGATGACCCTGGCATCGCTGTTCCTGCCCGAGCCGCCGGAACGGTTCGTGGGGTTTGGCAGGGCTGTGACGGCACCGCTCTCCGGGGTTGTGCGGGCCGTCCATGACGGGGAACCGGACCACGCCGCTTTTCGCGGCTTCCCATCGGTTGGCTACGCGGCCACGCAGGCAAAGCGGGTGCGGGAGGGGTGGCTTGGCCTTGCAGGCAACCATGTGATCATCGAGCGGGATGGGGTGTTTGTCGCCCTGTGCCACCTGCGGCGCGGGAGCGTCTGCGTGCGGCCGGGCCAGCTGGTGGAGTGCGGGGAGGTGGTGGCGGGTTGCGGCAACTCCGGCAACAGCACCGAACCGCATGTGCACGTGCAGGCGATGGATTCCGCAGACCCCCAAAGGGCTTCCGCCGTTTCCATCTTGTTCCCTGGCGGTCTGCCGCGGAACGGAATTGTTGTATCTGCCTGA
- a CDS encoding phosphoglycerate dehydrogenase has protein sequence MAGRILITTDYLHPGDAVDRLLRGHGLEPVYAPSRGPRTPEERRSLFDGISGAILASEPVTADMLTGAGSLKVIARSGVGYDSIDVEAAAAHGVRVCNAPGTNHHSVAELAIGLIIMAARRLLEVTAAVRQGGWPREAGHELRGSSLGIVGYGPSGRATANLGAALGMNVLVSTSHPDPANTTFQYTDLDTVIAGSDYLSLHTRGGQSTGKLIDAPRLQTMKPTAVLINTARGSLVDEEALAKALSDGTIAGAALDVLESEPLPDDSPLRGLDNLLITSHLAGQTIEARARAGLAAAHAVIDVLENREPAHPVDR, from the coding sequence ATGGCCGGCCGCATCCTGATCACCACCGACTACCTCCACCCGGGAGACGCCGTTGACCGGCTCCTGCGCGGGCACGGCCTGGAACCGGTCTACGCACCCTCCCGGGGGCCACGGACCCCGGAGGAACGCCGATCACTCTTCGACGGAATCTCCGGCGCGATCCTCGCCAGCGAACCCGTGACCGCCGACATGCTCACCGGCGCCGGGTCCCTGAAAGTCATCGCCCGCAGCGGCGTGGGCTACGACTCCATCGACGTCGAGGCCGCCGCAGCCCACGGAGTCAGGGTCTGCAACGCGCCCGGAACAAACCACCACTCGGTCGCCGAACTGGCCATCGGACTGATCATCATGGCCGCACGCCGCCTCCTGGAGGTCACCGCCGCCGTTCGCCAGGGTGGCTGGCCCCGGGAAGCCGGCCATGAGCTCCGGGGTTCCAGCCTGGGAATAGTCGGCTACGGCCCCAGCGGACGCGCCACCGCAAACCTGGGCGCAGCGCTCGGCATGAACGTCCTGGTCAGCACCTCCCACCCGGACCCAGCAAACACCACGTTCCAGTACACGGATCTCGACACCGTCATCGCCGGCTCCGACTACCTCTCCCTGCATACCCGCGGAGGCCAAAGCACCGGCAAACTCATCGACGCGCCCCGGCTGCAAACAATGAAACCCACCGCAGTCCTTATCAACACTGCCCGCGGCTCCCTCGTGGACGAAGAGGCCCTGGCCAAAGCACTCTCCGACGGCACCATCGCCGGCGCCGCGCTGGACGTACTCGAGAGCGAACCCCTACCCGACGACAGCCCCCTACGCGGCCTGGACAACCTGCTCATCACCTCCCACCTCGCCGGACAAACGATCGAGGCACGGGCACGGGCCGGCCTCGCTGCCGCACACGCCGTCATCGACGTCCTCGAAAACCGCGAACCGGCCCACCCGGTCGACCGCTAA
- a CDS encoding RNA polymerase sigma factor, with product MTLPGHASRGWDDALTDSFLAGDEHALAAAYREFAPLVHTLALRSLPDRAAADDVTQEVFIRAWRSRSTFNPQVARLPAWIVGITRNAITDAHSAAAREARKAFAAAGAGMAEDAGTGTEAAEMLADRLLLDGELERLGEPQGSIMKLAFYEDLTHEQISRKLGLPLGTVKSHIRRSLSHLRSRLEVDHAAS from the coding sequence GTGACGCTTCCCGGGCACGCTTCCCGCGGGTGGGATGACGCACTGACCGACTCCTTCCTGGCCGGGGATGAGCATGCGCTGGCGGCGGCCTACCGCGAGTTCGCGCCCCTGGTGCACACCCTGGCCCTGCGTTCCCTTCCGGACCGAGCGGCGGCGGACGACGTGACCCAGGAAGTCTTCATCCGGGCCTGGCGTTCGCGGAGCACCTTCAATCCGCAGGTGGCCAGGCTTCCGGCGTGGATTGTGGGAATCACCCGTAATGCCATTACGGATGCCCACTCGGCGGCAGCCCGGGAAGCCCGCAAGGCCTTCGCGGCGGCCGGAGCCGGCATGGCGGAAGATGCAGGAACAGGAACGGAAGCGGCGGAGATGCTGGCGGACCGCCTGCTCCTGGACGGCGAACTGGAGCGGCTGGGGGAGCCTCAGGGTTCGATCATGAAGCTCGCCTTTTACGAGGACCTGACGCACGAGCAGATCTCGCGCAAACTGGGCCTGCCCCTTGGTACCGTCAAGAGCCACATCCGCCGCAGCCTGTCGCACCTAAGAAGCAGATTGGAGGTAGACCATGCCGCATCTTGA
- a CDS encoding class F sortase: MKAPTTPEREYRPRRTAGAAAAAMVAAALVLSGCGSASTAVSTQPAPPLAASSPPAPSNSPQPPAASAPGGPAGPAVNAPSAIPLRPATPPAAATVVPGPTSLTVAGTAINMPVVPGGVSAGGAMEIPDVFDRAAWYKFGPAPGAAEGAAVIAGHIDTTSDRAPFSALKSLAAGTVIRVGRDGAPALTYRVVRVELMAKDQFDGGSLFRRTGPHELKLVTCGGRWLDERMDYSDNVIVTAVPG; this comes from the coding sequence ATGAAGGCACCCACGACGCCGGAAAGGGAGTACCGCCCTCGGCGTACCGCAGGCGCCGCCGCAGCAGCGATGGTGGCTGCTGCGCTGGTTCTGTCCGGTTGCGGTTCCGCCAGTACCGCGGTTTCCACGCAGCCGGCACCGCCTTTGGCCGCAAGCAGTCCGCCGGCCCCGTCGAACTCCCCGCAGCCGCCGGCTGCTTCCGCTCCCGGTGGCCCGGCCGGCCCGGCTGTTAATGCCCCCAGCGCCATCCCGCTGCGGCCGGCGACTCCGCCGGCCGCAGCCACGGTTGTGCCTGGACCAACGTCACTCACCGTGGCGGGCACAGCGATCAACATGCCGGTGGTGCCCGGGGGAGTGTCCGCCGGGGGAGCGATGGAAATACCTGACGTCTTCGACCGGGCCGCCTGGTACAAATTCGGCCCGGCGCCGGGAGCGGCTGAAGGAGCGGCGGTGATCGCCGGACACATCGACACCACCTCCGACCGGGCCCCGTTCTCGGCACTGAAGTCCCTCGCCGCCGGAACCGTCATCCGGGTGGGGCGGGACGGCGCTCCGGCGCTCACGTACCGGGTGGTGCGGGTGGAACTGATGGCGAAGGACCAGTTCGACGGCGGGTCGCTGTTCCGCCGGACCGGTCCGCATGAACTGAAGCTGGTCACCTGCGGCGGCAGATGGCTGGACGAGCGGATGGACTACAGTGACAATGTGATTGTCACCGCAGTCCCTGGATGA